A stretch of DNA from Allomeiothermus silvanus DSM 9946:
CCACGCCCTGGGCGGCTGCTTGCAAGGACTCGAGGTAACCCGCGGGGGCATTCAGCACGAGCGCCCGACTGCCGTAGCGCAGCGGTATTTTGTCAATAGGATAAATCGTAAGCATATATTCTGATAATATCAGAATAGCGTCGCTCTGCAAGGGGGGTTTTTAACGATGGAGATGCGATTGAAAGGAGGTCGAGGCCAAGCCTGGCTATTGCTGGGCGACCACGGTTCCGACCGGGTAGCCTGCCGCCATTAGCTTGTCGTGGAGCCCGGTCACCACGTCAAAGCCGCTGAGGAAGGTACCCGGATAGTAGTAGCCGAGGATCTGACGGAAGTCCCAGCCCTGTTGGGCGAAGCCCTTGGCCCCCCACTGGCTCATCCCTACCCCGTGGCCCACCCCACGCCCGCTCACCTGCCAGCCGCTGATCGAGATGCGGGTGGAGGGCAAGCCCAAGGCCCGCAGAAAGCGGGTAGCCTCGGCCCCGGCGAGTTCGACGGTGCGTAGGCTACCCCGTACGCGGATGCGCGAGGGGCGGCCCGAGTCGGTGTAAGAAAGGGCCTCGAGCGAGAGCACCTCCCCTACCGAAGCGCCCTGGGCCAAGAGCCGCTGGGCCACCGCAGCCGGCGAGAGGGTAAGCGCCCAGGGGCTTTTGGGGCTTTGTGAGTAGGGGTCGGGGCGCGGCAACAAGTAGGGAACCGAGCGGCCCCAGACCTCCTCCGCGGCGGCGGTGTAACCACCCGAATCGGCGTGGTAGACGGCGGTGATAGGCTGGTTTGCGTAGCTCACAATGAGGGTGCGGGTAGCCTGCACGGCGGCGGTGTGCTCGGGGGTCTCCACCCCGCGCCCGCCGTAGACCTGGCAGCGCTCATCGGCGCAGAGGTCGTAGAGGCCGCTGGGATTGAGCCGGTTGAGCGCGAAGGTGCGGGCCAGGATGGCCTGGGCTTGCAGCACCGCGCCGGGGAAAGAGCGCGGGACCTCGGCAGGCACTACTCCTAAGAGGTAATCCTCGAGCCAGACCCGGTTGATGAGCAAAAGCCGCCCGTTTTGGGCCACCACCAAAAGGCTCCCACGGTAAGCTTTATCCCCCAGGGCGAAGCCATCCCCGGCCAGTTCGACCCAGGGCCCGACATTCTGCCCGTCTACCAGCACGTTACCCCCGCTTTGGGCGAGCCCCACCGAGCCGCCCGGAAAAGCCTGGTGGCCCCCCGCGGTGATCCGCTGGTAGTTCCCAAGCGTCACCTGGGCGGTGGGGGTCTCTTGCAACAGCACCCGCAGCGAAAGATCCAGCTGCTGGGATAAAGCCACGGCCAGGAACACGGTCAAGGCGAAAAGCCAGCGCGGCAGGGTCATCTCAAACAGTATACGAGGGGGTTGGCTCGAGGCTGTGACGGCTAAACCTCAAGCCCCACATTCCCCACCGCCGGGGCCCGGCGCAAACGCTCGAGCACCCCTTCCCCGTGTTTGAGGAGGTACATCAAGAAGGGATAAATCCGCTCCTGGGGCGCCCCGCCGGGGGTGAGGTGGAGTTTCAGGCGCTCAAACTGCGCACGCACGATGCCCTCCTTGCGCAGCTCGGCCTGCAAGAGCTTGTGGCGCAGCCGCTCGAGCTCGTGGGTCACGCGCTTTTGGGCGCGGCGGCGAGAGCGCTCTAGGGTCGGCTCGAACTGCGCCAGCAAGCCCTGAGCCTGGGCAAACTTAGCGATGATCTCGTCGAGGGAGGCCTCGAGCTGCCGGGCCAAGGCGTGCTGTTTGGCCAACGCCTGGAGGAACTGCTCCTCGGGGTTAGCCTGGAAGGCCCAGGGGTCAAGCCCATAGCCATCTAGAATGCGCCGGATAGGGGGCTCGAGCACCGTGGCCCCCATCCGGCGGATCACGGCGGGGGGCTCGAGGCCGTGCAGCCGATAAACCCCGCCCAGCTCGGCCACGTACTTGAGTTCACCCGGCCCCACCACAAACCCCGCGGTGGGTAAAACCAGGTCCTGCACCACCGGGCGCAGCCCCGCCGCCGGAGTGATACGCGAAGGGTCGTGGTGCAGGATCGCCAAGAGGTCGGCCGGGGTGTAGCGGCGCTCGCCATCCTCGAAATGGCCTTCGCGGAAACGCAGCAGGCGGCGTACCCCATCAGCGCCTTCGAAAAACAAATTGGTCGCGGCCTCCCCCCGGCCTAGCGCAGGCTCGAGCCCATCGGCCCGCATCCGGGCGGCGGTCTGGTTGATGGCTTCGGCGGAAGCTAAGGGCATAGCAATCTCGCGCTCGAGCGCCGGGACAAAAAGCGGAGCCAGCTCAGGAGCCATCGGATCCAGGACTACCAAACCCTCGGGTCCTAAAAACTCCAGGAGCAGCCGGGCAAAAACCTCGCTATATGACCACTCCCCCACCATCGCCCGGCAGATCCGTTCCCGCACCGAGGGAATCCCCCCGAACCGGCCCAACAAGGTGCAGACCTGCTCCAGGTAGGGGCCAAAAGGGATACGGCCCGCGGGGTGAGCACGGGGAAGCTCGAGGCTGAGCGTGTGCAAGCGCTCGTCCAGGTCCAGCATCCGCGCGGAGCGCACCTCGTCGGTATCGTGGTCTTGAGAGGCTACCCAGAACACCGCCACCACCGCCCGCCCAGGGGCGTCGTACTGGCGGGCTAAGGCCAAGGCAGAGTGGGCCTTGTAAAAGGTAAAGGCGGGGCCGGTGAGAAGCCCGGCCTGCTGCCCGGTGACGATGGCCCGGCTATGGGGTTCCCCCAACCGGCGGGCAGCGGCGAGGCTGGCTGGGGGCGCACCGACGCGGTGTAAGTAGGCTACCAGCCCGGCCATCAATTCGGCCCGGGGGGCCGAACGGGGACGCTCGAGCAGCTTGGGCAAGTCCTCGAGGCCGTAAGGTAAGTAGGGGCGGAGTCGTTCGGGCGTGGTCGGCACAGTAAATCTCTATCAGAGCATCGGACAATTCCCGCAAAACCGGTTGCGGCAGGTCACAATCCAAGGAGCAAGCCGCTGTCTACCCCTACCCCGCCACCCGGCGTAACTCCTCCGGGCGCAAGACCAAGATGCGGCGATATCCGAGTTCGATGGTCTCCTCGAGCGCCAACTCTCCCAGCACCTTGGTCACGGTCTCGCGGGTCGAGGCGGCCAGGTGGGCTAGGTCCTGGTGCGAGAGGGTGATCTCGTAACCTTCCTCTCCCTCGCGCATGGCCGCCAACAGGGCTTTGGCTAGGCGGGGCAGGACCTCTTTGAAGCGCAAGTCGCGTAGGCGCTCCTCAGCCTTGCGCAAACGCTGGGAGAGCAGGATCAAAAAGGCGGTCTGGGCTGCCGGGAAACGGGACATCAGCCGCTGCAAATCCTCCCGGGAGGCCGAGAGCAACTCAGAGTCCACCAGCGGCTCGGCGAACACCCCATAGCGCCCCTCTGGAAGCAAGGCGGCCTCGCCAAAGATCTCCCCGGCTCCCACCACCGTGAGGGTGATCTCCTCTTCCTGAGCGCCCAGTTGAAACAGCCGCACCCAGCCTTCCTTCACGTAATACAGCGTGCGGGCCTCGTCCTCGGGGTAGCACAAGTAGCTACCCCGCCGGGCCGCGAACGGGTGGAAAACCCGCTCAGCTTCCCCACGGGCTTCGGGGGGCAAAGCAGCGAGGAACTGCGGAATCATGGCTCTTACTTTATCGCCTAATTGTGATTAGATCACCGGATGCTGCGATACGATGGCGGGGGTTTAGGGCGGCTTGTCGCGTCCTGCTGCCGTTATCAAGCCGAGAGGGGAGAAAAAGCCAGGGCAAGAGCGCTGACGGTTTTTTGCTTCCCTAGCGCTTTGCGCCATCTGCCTCAACTACGTGTTCGCTCCGCGAAGCAACTCAGTCGAGGCGTATTTTCGCCGAGCGCAGCGAGGGGAGGAAGTTAGGCAGCCTCGAGCCCGCAATAAGCCCCATGGCCTCGGCCCGGCGAAATAGCTCGGCTACGGCCCGTTCCCCCTCCTCGCCTACGTCCAGCGAGAACTCGTTGACGTAGGTATGGATGTGCGCCCAGATCACCTCTTCCTCGAGTTCTTGAGCGTACTGCTTGATATAGGCCAGGGTTTCCTCGGGGTGGGCGTAAGCGTACTCGAGGCTCGAGCGCACCGCCCGGTCCAGCGAGCGGATAGCGGCTTCGCCCAGGTCGCGCCGGGCCAGGATGGCCCCTAAGGGGATGGGCAGCCCGGTCTCCGCTTCCCACCACTCACCCAAGTCCAACACCTTGACCAACCCGTAGCGGGGGTAGGTGAAGCGCGACTCGTGAATGATAAGCCCGGCGTCCACCTGGCCCGACTGCACGGCAGGCAGGATCCGATCGTAGCGCATCTCCACCGGGAAGAAGCCAGTGCCATACAGCGACAGGAGCATGAACGCGGTGGTGTTCGTGCCGGGGATAGCGATGCGCTTATCCACAAGGTTATCCACAGGGGCACGGGCCACCAACAAGGGCCCGACCCCCCGCCCCAGGGCCCCCCCCGAACGCAGGGCTACATACCGCTCGCGGAGCCGCCCATAAGCGGCATAGCTGATCTTGGTAAGAGGAAGGCGTCCCTCAAAAGCCCAGCGGTTAAGGGTTTCCACGTCCTCGAGGGTTTCTGTCACCGGGAAAGGCGTCGGAACCTTGCCGTGGACGAGCGCATAGAAGATAAAAGTATCGTTGGGACAAAAAGAGTAACCGAGTTCCACCCGGCTATGCTACCCGGCCTGCTGTTGCCCTAGCAGGAACTAAATCACCAGGCGTCTGCTGATTTGCCCCATCTGCGGTACATAACCTCAGCGGCCCGCCCCCTCCCGATCACCCCCTTTTTTGTTGCCCTCCAGCTTGACCCCGCCTTTGCTCTCGAGCAGCCGAACCATCATCCCCACCGTGGCCTCGTACCCCACCCACCCCAGCAAGGCCGCGATCACCCACAGGGTGCGGGGTGAGACCTCGAGCCAATCCCGTACCAGCAAAGCGCCCATGAAGCCCCAGAAGGCGCTCGAGAGTACCCGCGCGGCCTGCCTCCAGAATCGCCGCCGTACCTGGTCCACCATCGCCCGCAGCAAGGCAAAAAGCCCGGCGAACCCTAAGATCAACCATAAGGATGTGTTCGTTTCCATCCTTGAACCTCGCTCCGCCCAAGCCCCGTTCCGCACCCCTGATGTAGGGGATCAAATGAGACCATCATTATGTCTTTGACATATCATCACTATTTGATTAGTCTATTACATAACGGGCTTTTAGTCAATATGACTGAGTGCCTCTTGACAATCAATCATTTTGACTTAGCCTAGAGATGAAGGGAGCCATTATGCCACTACCCCATTGGGCCAGCGCTATTCGGGAGCGCCGCCGGGAGTTGGGCAAGTCGCAGAACCGCATCGTAGGGGAATCCGAGGGGCGGCTCAACCAAACTGAACTCTCGCGGCTCGAGCGGGGGCTAATCCACCCCACCTTGGACCTCAGCACCGCCAAGCTCCACGCCCTGCTGGAAGCCCTGGAGTGGAGCCCCAGCGATTTCGCCGAAGCCACCCGGCTCGAGTACCCTGGCCTTCCCGCACAGGTCTCGGAGCAGATGCGGCGGATCGAGGTACAGCCGGAGTGGCAGGCCTTTGCGGTGTATGGCTCGGTCTCGGCGGGGGCAGGGGAATCCGAGCCTTTGGAGGGGGAGTCCATCGCCATCCCCGCCGAAATCCTGAGACGGAAAGGGGTCAAGCCGCAAAACGTACGGGTGTACTTGGTCAACGGCGACTGCATGATCTCGGAGGGGGCTAGCCGCCAGGAGAAAAGCATCGCCCCCGGCGACTACATCGCGGTGGACCGGGGCCGCCGGGCAGTGAGCGGGGACATCGTGGTGGCCTGGTGGCCGCGGGAGGAAAAGCTGGTGGTCAAGCGTTACAAGGTGGAAAAAGAGGGCATCCGCCTCTACCCCACCCAGCCTGCTCATCCGGTACTGGTGCTGGGGCTCGAGGAAGACCTCTATATCATCGGGCCGGTTTTCTGGAGAGGTGGGGGAATTTAACGCCGATTTAACACCCCTCGGAGCATTCTGATCGCGGGTTAAAACCCAGGAGGTCAGGATGCAAGCGTATTCGAAGCGTCTCATTCCCCTTGTCGGAGCTGGGGTATTGGCGAGCCTCGGGCTCCTCGCTATCGGTCTGGCACAGCAGACTGTGGCTGGTCCCAGTACGATGCTCTACGGCGCCAAGGTCTCGAGCTGGGCCAAGCTGGGTGCGAACGGGCAGGTCATGGAAGCCGGGGTGACGATTCCCCTCAGCGGTATCGAGAAAGCCCCCGCCGCCGACCCCAACCACCAGGGGATGAACATGCAGATGGGGCCAGAGGTAAACCTAGACTTTCCCGATGCAGTCAAAAAAGCCACCTTTCTCGACCACATGGAGTTGTGGTGGGAGCCGCTGGGCCACCCACCGGAGCGCTACCTAACCCCCCACTTCGACTTCCACTTCTTCGGCATCCCAGCCAGCGAAACCAAGACCATCGACTGCAAGAACCTGACCGCTCCCACCCCCGACCTGACCCCCCAGGGCTATGCGCCCGCGGTGCCGCCCCAGGCCAAGCCCGAGGAATTCTGCGTGCCGCTGATGGGCTTCCACGGCGTGCCGATGTCGGAGTTCAGCGCCCCCGGCCAGCTCAAGCCCGGCCTTTTCGACCAGGTGATGATCGCCGGGACCTATGCCAGCAAGTTCGCCTTCGTGGAGCCGATGATCACCCGCGAGTTGCTGCTCAAGAAGCAAAACTTGAGCATGTCCGTGCCGCGCCCGCCGGTCCTGGGCCGCAGAACCCTCTATCCCACCCAGTTCAACGCTACCTATGACTCCGCCAGTAACGCCTACCAGTTCGTGTTCAGCGGCTTCACCATGACCGACAAATAGCCCATTTCGCCAGGCTCGAGGTGCATTGTTGAAAATTCTCTAGCCCGGCTCCTTTCTCGCCATGACCCGCCTTCTGACCTTGCTCAACCTCTTCGCTCTGCTATTGGTGGCCCTGGCGCAGACCGGGGGATTCACCCTCCAGGCCGAGCGCGGTCGCGCCTTGAGCCTCGAGCTCTGCGCCGCCTGCCACGGGGCGAGCCTGGCTGGGCGCTACGGCCCCCCGCTTAGCGGGCCGCGCTTCCTCGAGCACTGGAAGGGCAGGAGCGCCGGGGAGCTTCGGCAGTTTATCGCCCGCCAGATGCCCTTGGGCCGATCAGGAATCCTAAGTGAGCAGCAGACCCTCGAGCTGGTGGCCTATATCCTGCAAGCCAACGGCTACCCAGCCGCAGGGGCCGAGCTGCGGACGGATGGTCTTGATCGTCTGGTCATCAAAGGACCCTAAGATCGCCTTTAGCCAGGGTTAATTTTTTCGGGGCGAGCGTCACTTGCTTGAAGCAGCCTGGCCAGCTTTTGTACAGTGCGGCTATGCGAGTCAAAATCTTAGCCGTGTTCGCCTTACTGGCCCTGCTGGCGGCCTGTGCCCCCCAGCAGACCACCCAGGTTCCCTCGGTGGGGTTTGCCGCTAGCCCGCAGCAACTCTACGATGCCCTAATCCAACTCGGGCCGACCATCAACCCCGGAGCCGGTTACACCAACTACCGCATCGCGGATCGGAGCAACTCCAGCGTATCCTTCGTGGCCGAGCTGGCCTTGGGCACTAGCTTCAACTTTTTGGCTCAAGATGCGCGGCTACAAGTGACCTGCCAGGTGATCCCGGCCCAGGGCCGCACCGACGTGGGCTTCGTGTACTGCTCCCCGCAGGAGCGGGCGCAGCAGTTTTATAACCTGCTCTCGACCCGCTACCGTCAGCTCTAGCCGTATTCACTCGCTTTGCAACACAAAAATCATTTCCTCAAAGACGTGTTCGCTACGCGAAGCATCTGAAGAGCGTGGTAGGCCACAAAAAGATTCGGGGGGTGCTCGCCCCCCGACTTCAATGTGGCTGCCCAATTCGCCGCCTGGTTCCTCCCGACGAAAGGCTCAGTACGGTCTCAGACCGCTTTGGCAGCCCTTACCAACCGCACTAGCGGGGTGACCTTGTAGACTTCTACTAGCCGCTTATAGCGTCGGTTCTTGGTTTCGGGGTCCTCCCACACTTCGGTCTTGAGCGCTCCTTCGATGAACACCTGAGCCCCTTTCTTCAGCTCGTGGCGTTGTTTCCCCGAACGGAGTGAGGGGAGGAAGCGCTTGGCAGCGTCACCCCAGGCCTCGAGTTCGACATAATGCTGTTTGGCCTGACTCTGCGCCGTGTCCCAGGTGGAGAAACCCAACTGAACCTTGGCGATGGGGGTGCGCATAGCACTTTGCCGCATCTCGGGGTCGGTGGTGAGACCGCCCATCAAGAAGACTCGGTTGTCGGCCCCGTAGAGTACCGGCCCCTTGGACTCCTCGTGCACGTCGGCCTCCTCGAGCCGGTGCAGTTCGTCGCCCACGATCCGGATACGCGAGGCCTTCTTGCCATCCGCACCCTCCCAGCTTTCGTACTCGAGCCGACCGCTGGCCTGGTAGGCGGCCCCTTCGGCCAACTGCTCCGACCAGGATTCGGCCAGCTGTCCGTAAAAGGTGAGGTCGGCGCGAAAGAAGACCTGTTGTTCTCCAGCAGCCCGCTTCCCCACCAAGGAAACCTCCAGGATCGGGGTGCCCTTGGGAGTATAGCGCAATTCGTGGCGGCTCAACGCGCCGCTGACGATGAGTAAATTGGCTCCCATTTCTTTCTCCTGATTAGGCCGCGCCCTGGAGTTTCTCGTGGAGATAGACCACGGCTTTGCGGGCCTCGAGGCGGGTAAAGGTACCGGGATCCGCAGGCTCGGCGATCCCCATCTGCCGGTAATCCTCAGGCCGCATGTACTGGAAGGCAAACCCAGCGTAGCGCTGGTCGGCCTCGCCGTGCAGGGCTACGGGCTCGTTCTGGGTGGCCTCGAGTTCGTGTACCCACGCCTCGAGCTGGGCGAGGGCTTCTTGGGCTTGGGCCTCGCTTATCGCACCGAAGGAACGGAGGGTCTGGTAGTACCCTTCCACCGCGTCGCCCAGGATGTAGCGGCGCTCGAGGGCCTCGTTGAGTAACAGCGCATACTTGGCCCGGATTTCGATGTTCTTTTCCACCGTCACCTGCGGGGGGTAGATGAAATACCCGCACTCGCGAGGGACCACGATACGGGTGCGGGTTTTGAGGCGCGGGATCATAGATTCTCCGTGAGGGTCAATCTCTGCCGGTGGATCGCGTCAAGGTCTGGATTGCGACGATGCTTGGTGCCAAACACGAGCCTATGCGGCCATCGGGGCTTTGCACCTTTCCAGCCACAGCAGAAATTCGGCCATGAGTTGCTGGGCATCCTTAAAGACGTGTTCGCTACGCGAAGCATCAAAGACGTGTTCGCTGCGCGAAGCATCAAAGACGTGTTCGCTGCGCGAAGCATCAAAGACGTGTTCGCTGCGCGAAGCATCAAAGACGTGTTCGCTGCGCGAAGCAACCAACCGGGTCAGGGGGTCGGGCTGGGCCGCCTGCCAGGCTCCGCGCTCGGCCTTGAGCGCTTCCAGTGTCTCCTCGCGGGTCAGGGTGTACATCTTGCGCTCGCGTCGGTCGAGCAGGAAAAAGCTGGCGGATTGGGCGGTGTGGTTGACGAGCCCCTTGACGCTAGGGTGAGCGGCCCATAAGAGGTAGGCCCAGGTGTTGGCCGAGCCCGACTCGAGGCCATCGTCGTACATCAATTGCCCGCTGTGGGGGTCATAGTAAAACACCACGCGCGGAGCCTGGCCGGGGTAGCCGAAGATGGTTTCCAGTTTAGGGTGGATGGGTAGCTCGAGCTTTTTCATGGTTTTGTCCGTTCGGGGTTCTTCTTTAGAGACTTTAGGTTCCGGTCGCCCGAGTCGCCGAGTTCGATGGTTTGGGCCACCTTCCTCTTGCTTCCCAACCTGCTATTACATATCAGGGTTGGTTGATTTAGTTTATAACGTAATACCCCTTTTGTCTACCCCATTGGCATATCTCATCTATTTTATTATGTTTTTGACATAATTCAAGGACGATGACCGAACCCCTCAAGGATCTGATCTCTGCGGAGCCACCGGAGACCCTGGATGTTGAGGAGCCCACCCCGGCCCTGGCTCGTTTCTTGCTCGAGGCCCCCAACCCCGAGCTGCACCTGCTCTACAAGGCCATGAGCTACTTCCTGGCCGAGGGCGATTATGACCTGGACGAGCTGGCGCAGGCGACTACCCTGCACCGGATGATCGGGCGCGAGGTCGAGCGACGGTTGCGCCAAGCGTCATGGCCAGCAGGTGAGGAAACCGAACTACCTTTTTAGGTAAATCCTCCCCCATGGCTGGCTTTTGTTTCTCAGCTCCCGACTCCTCCCGAGCTTCCGAATAGGTGCCTCCAACGCAAGTACGTCATACCGGATTCAAAAAGACAGTTTGCAAAGGTAAAAACTCCAGAGGCTGTCTTTTTGAATCCTAGAGCACTCCCTTTGGTCGGGTTGATTCGTTACCGTTCGGTAACGAATCAACCGAATCTGGTATCATTGTGATCTCGGCTTGGCTTTACGGGTAGGCTGAGCATTCCAGGGGTCTTCCGGCCAGGGGTGCTTGTTGTAGCGGCCCCGCAGCTCTTTACGTATTTCGGGGTAGGTGTTGGCCCAGAAGCTCTTCAAGTCCTGCGTCACTTGCACCGGGCGGTAGCCTGGGGAGAGGAGGTGCAAGAGAACCGGGGTGCGCCCCTCATTGACCCGGGGAGTATCGGCCAACCCGAAGATCTCTT
This window harbors:
- a CDS encoding SpoIID/LytB domain-containing protein, whose translation is MTLPRWLFALTVFLAVALSQQLDLSLRVLLQETPTAQVTLGNYQRITAGGHQAFPGGSVGLAQSGGNVLVDGQNVGPWVELAGDGFALGDKAYRGSLLVVAQNGRLLLINRVWLEDYLLGVVPAEVPRSFPGAVLQAQAILARTFALNRLNPSGLYDLCADERCQVYGGRGVETPEHTAAVQATRTLIVSYANQPITAVYHADSGGYTAAAEEVWGRSVPYLLPRPDPYSQSPKSPWALTLSPAAVAQRLLAQGASVGEVLSLEALSYTDSGRPSRIRVRGSLRTVELAGAEATRFLRALGLPSTRISISGWQVSGRGVGHGVGMSQWGAKGFAQQGWDFRQILGYYYPGTFLSGFDVVTGLHDKLMAAGYPVGTVVAQQ
- the bshC gene encoding bacillithiol biosynthesis cysteine-adding enzyme BshC; translation: MPTTPERLRPYLPYGLEDLPKLLERPRSAPRAELMAGLVAYLHRVGAPPASLAAARRLGEPHSRAIVTGQQAGLLTGPAFTFYKAHSALALARQYDAPGRAVVAVFWVASQDHDTDEVRSARMLDLDERLHTLSLELPRAHPAGRIPFGPYLEQVCTLLGRFGGIPSVRERICRAMVGEWSYSEVFARLLLEFLGPEGLVVLDPMAPELAPLFVPALEREIAMPLASAEAINQTAARMRADGLEPALGRGEAATNLFFEGADGVRRLLRFREGHFEDGERRYTPADLLAILHHDPSRITPAAGLRPVVQDLVLPTAGFVVGPGELKYVAELGGVYRLHGLEPPAVIRRMGATVLEPPIRRILDGYGLDPWAFQANPEEQFLQALAKQHALARQLEASLDEIIAKFAQAQGLLAQFEPTLERSRRRAQKRVTHELERLRHKLLQAELRKEGIVRAQFERLKLHLTPGGAPQERIYPFLMYLLKHGEGVLERLRRAPAVGNVGLEV
- a CDS encoding Crp/Fnr family transcriptional regulator, producing the protein MIPQFLAALPPEARGEAERVFHPFAARRGSYLCYPEDEARTLYYVKEGWVRLFQLGAQEEEITLTVVGAGEIFGEAALLPEGRYGVFAEPLVDSELLSASREDLQRLMSRFPAAQTAFLILLSQRLRKAEERLRDLRFKEVLPRLAKALLAAMREGEEGYEITLSHQDLAHLAASTRETVTKVLGELALEETIELGYRRILVLRPEELRRVAG
- a CDS encoding 1,4-dihydroxy-6-naphthoate synthase, producing the protein MELGYSFCPNDTFIFYALVHGKVPTPFPVTETLEDVETLNRWAFEGRLPLTKISYAAYGRLRERYVALRSGGALGRGVGPLLVARAPVDNLVDKRIAIPGTNTTAFMLLSLYGTGFFPVEMRYDRILPAVQSGQVDAGLIIHESRFTYPRYGLVKVLDLGEWWEAETGLPIPLGAILARRDLGEAAIRSLDRAVRSSLEYAYAHPEETLAYIKQYAQELEEEVIWAHIHTYVNEFSLDVGEEGERAVAELFRRAEAMGLIAGSRLPNFLPSLRSAKIRLD
- a CDS encoding XRE family transcriptional regulator — protein: MPLPHWASAIRERRRELGKSQNRIVGESEGRLNQTELSRLERGLIHPTLDLSTAKLHALLEALEWSPSDFAEATRLEYPGLPAQVSEQMRRIEVQPEWQAFAVYGSVSAGAGESEPLEGESIAIPAEILRRKGVKPQNVRVYLVNGDCMISEGASRQEKSIAPGDYIAVDRGRRAVSGDIVVAWWPREEKLVVKRYKVEKEGIRLYPTQPAHPVLVLGLEEDLYIIGPVFWRGGGI
- a CDS encoding DUF5602 domain-containing protein; its protein translation is MQAYSKRLIPLVGAGVLASLGLLAIGLAQQTVAGPSTMLYGAKVSSWAKLGANGQVMEAGVTIPLSGIEKAPAADPNHQGMNMQMGPEVNLDFPDAVKKATFLDHMELWWEPLGHPPERYLTPHFDFHFFGIPASETKTIDCKNLTAPTPDLTPQGYAPAVPPQAKPEEFCVPLMGFHGVPMSEFSAPGQLKPGLFDQVMIAGTYASKFAFVEPMITRELLLKKQNLSMSVPRPPVLGRRTLYPTQFNATYDSASNAYQFVFSGFTMTDK
- a CDS encoding c-type cytochrome; translated protein: MTRLLTLLNLFALLLVALAQTGGFTLQAERGRALSLELCAACHGASLAGRYGPPLSGPRFLEHWKGRSAGELRQFIARQMPLGRSGILSEQQTLELVAYILQANGYPAAGAELRTDGLDRLVIKGP
- a CDS encoding single-stranded DNA-binding protein, giving the protein MGANLLIVSGALSRHELRYTPKGTPILEVSLVGKRAAGEQQVFFRADLTFYGQLAESWSEQLAEGAAYQASGRLEYESWEGADGKKASRIRIVGDELHRLEEADVHEESKGPVLYGADNRVFLMGGLTTDPEMRQSAMRTPIAKVQLGFSTWDTAQSQAKQHYVELEAWGDAAKRFLPSLRSGKQRHELKKGAQVFIEGALKTEVWEDPETKNRRYKRLVEVYKVTPLVRLVRAAKAV